A portion of the Lolium rigidum isolate FL_2022 chromosome 1, APGP_CSIRO_Lrig_0.1, whole genome shotgun sequence genome contains these proteins:
- the LOC124648424 gene encoding very-long-chain aldehyde decarbonylase GL1-10-like, with translation MLPYATAVEAEAALGRAMTGAEAAWFRYSAALPDHLLYCQTIAIILIVHTLAGLPLALLELRAPPDDVSVMPYKLQPRVRLSRAQFLRCYLESSRLLVLHGGALSFVSYPAVKMLGIGTGLRLPSAGQTAAQLVVYLLVQDYVYYWIHRVQHTRWVYRKAHRVHHEFSAPFGFVAQYAHWADVLLLGVPAMAGPAIAPCHMTTLWLWFAMLQLIAIDVHSGFDFPLNPTKLIPFYGGAQYHDHHHRVGEHSHSNFAPTFTYCDYLYGTDKGYRRHKASLEKVSPSHL, from the exons ATGCTCCCTTATGCCACGGCGGTCGAGGCCGAGGCGGCGCTGGGGCGCGCCATGACGGGGGCGGAGGCGGCGTGGTTCCGTTACTCGGCGGCGCTGCCGGACCACTTGCTCTACTGTCAAACCATCGCCATCATCCTGATCGTCCACACGCTCGCGGGGCTGCCCCTCGCACTGCTcgagctccgtgcgccgccggacGACGTCTCCGTAATGCCGTACAAGCTGCAACCCCGCGTGCGCCTGTCGCGGGCGCAATTCCTCCGATGCTACCTGGAGAGTTCGCGCCTCTTGGTGCTCCACGGCGGCGCGCTCAGCTTCGTCTCCTACCCTGCCGTCAAG ATGCTGGGGATCGGCACGGGGCTGCGGCTGCCGTCGGCGGGGCAGACGGCGGCGCAACTGGTGGTGTACCTCCTGGTGCAGGACTACGTCTACTACTGGATCCACCGGGTGCAGCACACCAGGTGGGTCTACCGCAAGGCCCACCGCGTCCACCACGAGTTCAGCGCGCCCTTCGGCTTCGTCGCGCAGTACGCGCACTGGGCCGACGTGCTCCTCCTCGGCGTCCCTGCCATGGCCGGCCCGGCCATCGCGCCATGTCATATGACCACCTTGTGGCTCTGGTTCGCCATGCTGCAGCTAATTGCCATCGACGTCCACTCCGG GTTTGACTTCCCTCTAAACCCCACGAAGCTTATACCGTTCTACGGAGGGGCACAATACCATGACCATCATCACCGCGTAGGAGAACACAGCCACAGCAACTTCGCTCCAACTTTTACCTACTGCGACTATCTATACGGCACAGATAAA GGCTACAGACGCCATAAGGCAAGCCTAGAAAAGGTATCTCCATCTCACCTCTGA
- the LOC124676848 gene encoding very-long-chain aldehyde decarbonylase GL1-10-like produces MLPYATAVEAEAALGRAMTVAEAAWFRYSAALPDHLLYYQTIAIILVIYTVGGVPLALLELSAPAKDVSVMPYKLQPRARLSPAEFLRCYLESARLLVLHGGALGVVSYPAVKMLGLRAGLRLPSAGETAARLVVYLLVQDYVTYWIHRVLHTRWVYRKVHRVHHEFTAPFGFVAQYAHWVDVLLLSVPSMVGPAIVPCHMTTLWLYFVILQLIAIDIHSGFDFPLNPTKFIPFYGGAKFHDYHHRIGEHSQSNFAPTFTYCDYLYGTDKGYTYHKASLAKLAKEMAENNVGEGNVNIFNKGE; encoded by the exons ATGCTCCCTTATGCCACGGCGGTCGAGGCCGAGGCGGCACTGGGGCGCGCCAtgacggtggcggaggcggcgtggTTCCGTTACTCGGCGGCGCTGCCGGACCACTTGCTCTACTACCAAACCATCGCCATCATCCTGGTCATCTACACGGTCGGGGGGGTGCCCCTCGCACTGCTCGAGCTCAGCGCGCCGGCGAAGGACGTCTCCGTAATGCCGTACAAGCTGCAGCCCCGCGCGCGCCTATCGCCGGCCGAATTCCTCCGGTGCTACCTGGAGAGTGCGCGCCTCCTGGTGCTCCACGGCGGCGCGCTCGGCGTCGTCTCCTACCCTGCCGTCAAG ATGCTGGGGCTCCGGGCCGGGCTGCGTCTGCCGTCGGCGGGGGAGACAGCGGCGCGGCTGGTTGTGTACCTCCTAGTGCAGGACTATGTTACCTACTGGATCCATCGGGTGCTGCACACCAGGTGGGTCTACCGCAAGGTCCACCGCGTCCACCACGAGTTCACCGCGCCCTTCGGCTTCGTCGCGCAGTACGCACACTGGgtcgacgtcctcctcctcagtgTCCCGTCCATGGTCGGCCCAGCCATCGTGCCGTGCCACATGACCACCTTGTGGCTCTATTTCGTCATACTCCAACTAATTGCCATCGACATCcactccgg GTTTGACTTCCCGCTAAACCCCACCAAGTTTATCCCGTTCTACGGAGGAGCAAAATTCCATGACTATCATCACCGCATAGGAGAGCATAGCCAGAGCAACTTCGCTCCAACTTTTACCTACTGCGACTATCTGTACGGGACAGATAAA GGCTACACATACCATAAGGCAAGCCTAGCAAAG TTGGCGAAGGAGATGGCAGAAAACAATGTTGGCGAAGGAAATGTCAATATATTCAACAAAGGGGAATAG